The Vicia villosa cultivar HV-30 ecotype Madison, WI unplaced genomic scaffold, Vvil1.0 ctg.000911F_1_1, whole genome shotgun sequence genome has a segment encoding these proteins:
- the LOC131632183 gene encoding uncharacterized protein LOC131632183 isoform X2, which translates to MSLEPLDRKRKYESSESLGTVGRWRGSSSHHHHHRPQQFNRPGNFRRMAGHRRQGSWQPFTEESGQEHMLSRPCDRKLEEDNFRSRGDGKYGRVYKESRGAFSPREWKGRPWESPSNSLNMSRRQTDAFNERKSVDDMPTYSPHPNSGLTAWEQHHMKDQHDKMGGINRFGAGQRYDRDTSLGTVDWKPLKWTRPGSVRDSSFSQSSGTRSLGGSNSKGTYEGKYGLQQKVATTVESNSRETAICRTSSAPSEETNSKKKPRLNWGEGLAKFEKKHVEGPETTSNKDGPVSPPFNMEPSNFLCPSLVDKTPKVSELSGCASHAAPTTAARSSSPGEDDKLFGKAANMDNDVGSLSSSPGPESQNHLQMFSLNLEKVDIDSLTSLGPSLVELPQSEDLSSVDYNSLRSTTMDKLLTLKAGISKVLEVTETEIDSLENEHRSLKSESEGRFPCSAAVGSLLCYNGKPCSDDKVSCLESSPIVSSDDLIVEKVPITEKMPLATNFVNIRDNCLEIDTNSDGPAKSKVVEPLPINNAVSSCDVRRYGSGSEHLGGVHSTAMQCLIPCTNRHAANVSVCSDSNSSLEVNDGVGAKRSASSYSRTEDNLYDKIISCNKKSAKAAHEVFAKLLPEKCRKNGNIGASTGSCSQNGTIIMEKIAEKRRMARVKERVATLKYTALHHLWKEDMRLLSIRKQRPKSHKKLEASYNNQKKRSSISFRFPFPGNQQMLVPTSELIKYTSQLLSESKHKIHRSTLKMPALILDQKDKINSTFSSSNGLVEDPLATEKERAMINPWTSEERDIFLKKFSAFGKDFRKIATFLDHKTTADCVEFYYKNHKSDCFEKMKKKDDDKLRKFYKAKTDLMPNTSPLDILSAASVMAHDIARNRRMRSGRALWRGYNMSNRLKNFEVLRDERETVAADVLTSICGSVLSEATSSCITSSVNPVKGKRVRKCVKAKPLRKPPPTPEITQTIDHETCSDESCGEVDLTDWTDVEKAAFLHAVSSFGKDFAMIAQCVRTRSQYHCKVFFSKTQKRLRLNLLGHRPENVESLGDDDVDGGRSDTDACNVETGSANGSDTSGSKTGVDQPAADTNMYHDESNTVDHEDANMISNACVIGGESNLDTDGNVGVLYDSERSGSVRAQDEPREGGIAGTKLVSGMEIIESCYPISVGDGRLVSDVSSGQQGNELEGSRIRLVDKDEADTGVEVQLNDTSTLVNTSLSSAEVSYSRSTVDAGNEPQPRLENPPFSGPSEGPLTNANLGYQLCNPGNLLDHVEAARVHQCCNMQVHSEKELNVNMSCSSSATEEAPKNDVKIFGKILTIPSSTQKLNLSVKGNDENGTHHPNSNTASSSLKSACHASAGEKIPVLEVDLNDCQVIETVPIVSYINGIKVQPGFSPLPDSAFLLAKYPAAFGSYSTSAILAQESPQALAKNDSQHLGKAPAFTSGEVNGSNGVIGYQIFREREDLHMHPFMENDLQKSNDFEAISSLQQQVAEMVETGAVGKPGILVGESKSVISDPVAAIKMQPSFANQFVGQSGRVMKEAESLTGKEDLDS; encoded by the exons ATGTCGCTGGAACCGTTGGATCGAAAGAGGAAGTACGAGAGCTCCGAGTCTCTAGGGACTGTGGGTAGATGGAGAGGCTCTTCTTCTCATCATCACCACCACCGTCCTCAACAGTTCAATCGGCCTGGCAATTTTAGGAGAATGGCAG GTCATCGTAGGCAGGGTAGTTGGCAGCCATTTACAGAAGAATCTGGTCAAGAGCATATGCTTTCTCGACCTTGTGACAGAAAACTGGAGGAAGATAACTTTCGCTCACGAGGGGATGGAAAGTATGGAAGGGTCTATAAGGAAAGTAGAGGAGCCTTTAGTCCGAGAGAATGGAAAGGGCGTCCGTGGGAAAGCCCGAGCAACTCTCTTAATATGTCCAGGAGGCAAACTGATGCATTTAATGAACGCAAGTCAGTTGATGATATGCCAACATATTCCCCTCATCCCAATTCTGGATTAACTGCTTGGGAACAACACCACATGAAAGACCAACATGATAAGATGGGTGGTATTAATCGATTTGGCGCAGGGCAGAGATACGATAGGGATACTTCTCTGGGTACGGTTGACTGGAAGCCACTTAAATGGACCCGGCCTGGATCTGTACGAGACTCAAGCTTTAGCCAATCAAGTGGCACAAGAAGCTTAGGAGGGTCTAATTCGAAGGGAACCTATGAAGGGAAGTATGGGTTACAACAAAAAGTGGCAACTACTGTTGAGTCAAATTCGAGGGAAACTGCTATATGTCGTACATCTTCTGCTCCATCTGAAGAGACAAATTCGAAGAAGAAGCCTAGGCTAAATTGGGGCGAAGGACTTGCAAAGTTTGAGAAGAAGCATGTTGAGGGACCCGAGACAACTTCAAACAAAGATGGACCTGTCTCACCCCCTTTTAATATGGAACCCAGTAATTTCCTCTGCCCCAGCTTAGTCGATAAAACGCCAAAAGTTTCAGAACTTTCAGGCTGTGCATCTCAtgcagctccaacaactgctgcCCGCAGCTCTTCACCAG GTGAAGATGATAAATTGTTTGGAAAAGCTGCAAATATGGACAATGATGTCGGTAGTTTGAGTAGTTCACCTGGCCCGGAGTCTCAAAATCATCTGCAGATGTTTTCTCTCAATTTAGAGAAGGTGGATATTGATTCATTGACTAGTTTGGGCCCTTCACTAGTTGAGTTGCCACAGTCTGAAGATCTGAGCTCTGTGGATTATAATTCATTAAGATCCACTACAATGGATAAGTTGCTGACATTGAAAGCCGGCATTTCAAAGGTATTAGAGGTGACTGAAACTGAAATTGATTCACTTGAAAATGAACATAGATCTCTAAAATCTGAATCTGAGGGTAGATTTCCATGTTCAGCAGCAGTAGGCTCTCTGCTATGTTACAATGGAAAACCTTGCTCTGATGACAAGGTTTCCTGTTTAGAGTCATCGCCGATTGTATCTTCTGACGACCTTATTGTGGAGAAGGTGCCTATTACAGAGAAGATGCCTCTTGCGACTAACTTTGTTAATATACGCGATAATTGCCTGGAAATTGATACTAACAGTGATGGACCTGCAAAGTCTAAAGTTGTAGAGCCTCTGCCCATAAATAATGCGGTTTCTTCATGTGATGTGAGGAGATATGGTTCTGGCTCTGAACACTTGGGTGGAGTTCATTCTACAGCCATGCAATGCTTAATTCCCTGTACTAATAGGCATGCTGCCAATGTCTCTGTTTGCAGTGATAGTAATTCATCTTTGGAGGTTAATGATGGTGTGGGTGCTAAGAGAAGTGCAAGCTCTTATTCTAGAACTGAGGACAATTTATATGATAAAATTATTTCTTGCAATAAAAAATCTGCAAAAGCAGCACATGAAGTATTTGCTAAGTTATTGCCTGAAAAATGTCGCAAGAATGGTAACATTGGAGCTAGCACTGGTTCATGCTCTCAGAATGGCACAATTATTATGGAAAAAATTGCAGAGAAAAGACGAATGGCAAGAGTGAAGGAGAGAGTTGCGACACTTAAGTATACAGCCCTGCACCACTTGTGGAAAGAAGATATGCGCTTACTGTCTATTAGGAAACAACGCCCAAAATCTCACAAGAAACTTGAAGCCAGTTATAATAATCAGAAGAAGCGGTCTTCTATTTCTTTTCGTTTTCCTTTCCCAG GAAACCAACAAATGTTGGTTCCAACATCTGAGTTGATTAAGTATACAAGCCAACTACTTTCAGAATCCAAACACAAAATTCACAGAAGCACGTTAAAGATGCCAGCATTAATTTTGGATCAAAAGGACAAAATAAATTCAACATTTTCATCTAGTAATGGGCTGGTTGAAGATCCATTGGCTACTGAGAAAGAAAGAGCCATGATAAACCCTTGGACTTCAGAAGAGAGAGATATTTTCTTGAAGAAATTTTCTGCCTTTGGAAAAGATTTTCGGAAAATAGCTACATTCCTTGACCACAAGACGACGGCAGACTGTGTTGAGTTCTACTACAAAAATCACAAGTCTGattgttttgaaaaaatgaagaaaaaagatgacgaCAAGCTCAGGAAGTTTTATAAAGCCAAAACTGACTTGATGCCAAATACTTCTCCACTTGATATCTTGAGTGCAGCTTCAGTGATGGCACATGACATTGCAAGAAATCGGAGAATGCGTTCCGGGCGTGCTCTTTGGAGGGGATATAACATGTCTAATAGGCTGAAAAATTTCGAAGTTCTTCGAGATGAAAGAGAGACTGTTGCAGCTGATGTGTTAACCAGTATATGTGGTTCTGTTTTATCTGAGGCAACAAGTTCCTGCATAACTAGTTCAGTCAATCCTGTGAAAGGCAAAAGGGTCAGGAAGTGCGTGAAAGCAAAGCCTCTACGCAAACCACCTCCGACGCCAGAAATTACTCAAACTATTGATCATGAAACTTGTTCGGATGAGAGCTGTGGTGAAGTTGATCTTACTGATTGGACAGATGTGGAGAAGGCGGCCTTTCTTCATGCTGTATCATCCTTTGGAAAGGATTTTGCAATGATTGCACAGTGTGTCAGAACAAGATCCCAATACCATTGCAAAGTCTTTTTTAGCAAGACTCAGAAACGTCTCAGATTGAATCTCTTGGGTCACAGACCTGAAAATGTTGAATCATTAGGGGATGATGACGTGGATGGTGGCAGGAGCGACACAGATGCATGCAATGTAGAGACAGGTTCAGCCAATGGCTCTGATACTTCAGGCTCTAAAACTGGCGTGGACCAGCCTGCAGCTGATACGAACATGTATCATGATGAATCCAATACTGTAGATCATGAAGATGCAAATATGATTTCTAATGCATGTGTTATTGGGGGTGAGTCTAACCTGGACACTGATGGTAATGTAGGTGTCTTGTATGATTCTGAGAGGTCTGGCTCAGTGCGGGCTCAAGATGAACCACGCGAAGGGGGAATTGCAGGTACAAAATTGGTGTCTGGTATGGAGATAATTGAATCATGCTACCCTATTTCTGTTGGTGATGGTAGACTGGTTTCTGATGTTTCTTCTGGCCAACAGGGAAATGAATTGGAGGGTTCAAGAATACGTCTAGTTGATAAAGATGAAGCTGATACAGGTGTTGAAGTTCAATTGAACGATACAAGCACTTTGGTGAATACGTCACTATCATCTGCTGAAGTTTCTTATTCAAGATCGACTGTTGATGCTGGAAATGAGCCCCAACCACGCCTTGAAAATCCTCCATTCTCAGGACCATCAGAGGGTCCTCTTACAAATGCAAATCTTGGCTACCAGCTTTGTAATCCTGGTAATTTGTTGGACCATGTTGAGGCTGCCAGAGTTCATCAGTGCTGTAATATGCAAGTGCATTCTGAGAAGGAACTGAATGTGAATATGAGCTGCAGCAGTTCAGCAACGGAAGAAGCACCGAAAAATGATGTGAAAATATTCGGGAAGATCTTGACCATTCCCTCATCCACCCAGAAGCTTAATTTAAGTGTAAAGGGAAATGATGAAAATGGTACACATCACCCGAATTCAAACACTGCCTCTTCTAGTCTGAAATCAGCCTGCCATGCTAGTGCTGGTGAAAAAATCCCGGTTCTGGAGGTTGATCTTAATGACTGCCAGGTCATTGAAACTGTTCCCATTGTAAGTTATATCAATGGGATCAAAGTTCAGCCTGGTTTCTCACCACTCCCTGATTCTGCTTTTTTGCTTGCTAAGTATCCTGCTGCATTTGGTAGTTATTCAACATCTGCCATATTAGCGCAAGAGTCACCGCAGGCATTGGCCAAGAATGATAGCCAGCACCTGGGCAAAGCACCTGCATTTACATCTGGAGAAGTAAATGGAAGCAATGGCGTGATTGGTTATCAAATATTCAGAGAACGGGAAGATCTGCATATGCATCCATTCATGGAAAATGACCTGCAAAAAAGTAATGATTTTGAAGCAATTTCAAGTTTGCAGCAGCAGGTCGCAGAAATGGTGGAAACTGGTGCTGTTGGGAAGCCAGGGATTCTTGTTGGAGAATCCAAGAGTGTTATCTCTGATCCTGTGGCAGCCATTAAAATGCAGCCTTCCTTTGCTAACCAGTTTGTTGGCCAATCCGGGAGAGTGATGAAAGAGGCGGAGTCTTTGACTGGGAAAGAAGACCTCGATAGTTAA
- the LOC131632183 gene encoding uncharacterized protein LOC131632183 isoform X1 — MSLEPLDRKRKYESSESLGTVGRWRGSSSHHHHHRPQQFNRPGNFRRMAGHRRQGSWQPFTEESGQEHMLSRPCDRKLEEDNFRSRGDGKYGRVYKESRGAFSPREWKGRPWESPSNSLNMSRRQTDAFNERKSVDDMPTYSPHPNSGLTAWEQHHMKDQHDKMGGINRFGAGQRYDRDTSLGTVDWKPLKWTRPGSVRDSSFSQSSGTRSLGGSNSKGTYEGKYGLQQKVATTVESNSRETAICRTSSAPSEETNSKKKPRLNWGEGLAKFEKKHVEGPETTSNKDGPVSPPFNMEPSNFLCPSLVDKTPKVSELSGCASHAAPTTAARSSSPGEDDKLFGKAANMDNDVGSLSSSPGPESQNHLQMFSLNLEKVDIDSLTSLGPSLVELPQSEDLSSVDYNSLRSTTMDKLLTLKAGISKVLEVTETEIDSLENEHRSLKSESEGRFPCSAAVGSLLCYNGKPCSDDKVSCLESSPIVSSDDLIVEKVPITEKMPLATNFVNIRDNCLEIDTNSDGPAKSKVVEPLPINNAVSSCDVRRYGSGSEHLGGVHSTAMQCLIPCTNRHAANVSVCSDSNSSLEVNDGVGAKRSASSYSRTEDNLYDKIISCNKKSAKAAHEVFAKLLPEKCRKNGNIGASTGSCSQNGTIIMEKIAEKRRMARVKERVATLKYTALHHLWKEDMRLLSIRKQRPKSHKKLEASYNNQKKRSSISFRFPFPAGNQQMLVPTSELIKYTSQLLSESKHKIHRSTLKMPALILDQKDKINSTFSSSNGLVEDPLATEKERAMINPWTSEERDIFLKKFSAFGKDFRKIATFLDHKTTADCVEFYYKNHKSDCFEKMKKKDDDKLRKFYKAKTDLMPNTSPLDILSAASVMAHDIARNRRMRSGRALWRGYNMSNRLKNFEVLRDERETVAADVLTSICGSVLSEATSSCITSSVNPVKGKRVRKCVKAKPLRKPPPTPEITQTIDHETCSDESCGEVDLTDWTDVEKAAFLHAVSSFGKDFAMIAQCVRTRSQYHCKVFFSKTQKRLRLNLLGHRPENVESLGDDDVDGGRSDTDACNVETGSANGSDTSGSKTGVDQPAADTNMYHDESNTVDHEDANMISNACVIGGESNLDTDGNVGVLYDSERSGSVRAQDEPREGGIAGTKLVSGMEIIESCYPISVGDGRLVSDVSSGQQGNELEGSRIRLVDKDEADTGVEVQLNDTSTLVNTSLSSAEVSYSRSTVDAGNEPQPRLENPPFSGPSEGPLTNANLGYQLCNPGNLLDHVEAARVHQCCNMQVHSEKELNVNMSCSSSATEEAPKNDVKIFGKILTIPSSTQKLNLSVKGNDENGTHHPNSNTASSSLKSACHASAGEKIPVLEVDLNDCQVIETVPIVSYINGIKVQPGFSPLPDSAFLLAKYPAAFGSYSTSAILAQESPQALAKNDSQHLGKAPAFTSGEVNGSNGVIGYQIFREREDLHMHPFMENDLQKSNDFEAISSLQQQVAEMVETGAVGKPGILVGESKSVISDPVAAIKMQPSFANQFVGQSGRVMKEAESLTGKEDLDS; from the exons ATGTCGCTGGAACCGTTGGATCGAAAGAGGAAGTACGAGAGCTCCGAGTCTCTAGGGACTGTGGGTAGATGGAGAGGCTCTTCTTCTCATCATCACCACCACCGTCCTCAACAGTTCAATCGGCCTGGCAATTTTAGGAGAATGGCAG GTCATCGTAGGCAGGGTAGTTGGCAGCCATTTACAGAAGAATCTGGTCAAGAGCATATGCTTTCTCGACCTTGTGACAGAAAACTGGAGGAAGATAACTTTCGCTCACGAGGGGATGGAAAGTATGGAAGGGTCTATAAGGAAAGTAGAGGAGCCTTTAGTCCGAGAGAATGGAAAGGGCGTCCGTGGGAAAGCCCGAGCAACTCTCTTAATATGTCCAGGAGGCAAACTGATGCATTTAATGAACGCAAGTCAGTTGATGATATGCCAACATATTCCCCTCATCCCAATTCTGGATTAACTGCTTGGGAACAACACCACATGAAAGACCAACATGATAAGATGGGTGGTATTAATCGATTTGGCGCAGGGCAGAGATACGATAGGGATACTTCTCTGGGTACGGTTGACTGGAAGCCACTTAAATGGACCCGGCCTGGATCTGTACGAGACTCAAGCTTTAGCCAATCAAGTGGCACAAGAAGCTTAGGAGGGTCTAATTCGAAGGGAACCTATGAAGGGAAGTATGGGTTACAACAAAAAGTGGCAACTACTGTTGAGTCAAATTCGAGGGAAACTGCTATATGTCGTACATCTTCTGCTCCATCTGAAGAGACAAATTCGAAGAAGAAGCCTAGGCTAAATTGGGGCGAAGGACTTGCAAAGTTTGAGAAGAAGCATGTTGAGGGACCCGAGACAACTTCAAACAAAGATGGACCTGTCTCACCCCCTTTTAATATGGAACCCAGTAATTTCCTCTGCCCCAGCTTAGTCGATAAAACGCCAAAAGTTTCAGAACTTTCAGGCTGTGCATCTCAtgcagctccaacaactgctgcCCGCAGCTCTTCACCAG GTGAAGATGATAAATTGTTTGGAAAAGCTGCAAATATGGACAATGATGTCGGTAGTTTGAGTAGTTCACCTGGCCCGGAGTCTCAAAATCATCTGCAGATGTTTTCTCTCAATTTAGAGAAGGTGGATATTGATTCATTGACTAGTTTGGGCCCTTCACTAGTTGAGTTGCCACAGTCTGAAGATCTGAGCTCTGTGGATTATAATTCATTAAGATCCACTACAATGGATAAGTTGCTGACATTGAAAGCCGGCATTTCAAAGGTATTAGAGGTGACTGAAACTGAAATTGATTCACTTGAAAATGAACATAGATCTCTAAAATCTGAATCTGAGGGTAGATTTCCATGTTCAGCAGCAGTAGGCTCTCTGCTATGTTACAATGGAAAACCTTGCTCTGATGACAAGGTTTCCTGTTTAGAGTCATCGCCGATTGTATCTTCTGACGACCTTATTGTGGAGAAGGTGCCTATTACAGAGAAGATGCCTCTTGCGACTAACTTTGTTAATATACGCGATAATTGCCTGGAAATTGATACTAACAGTGATGGACCTGCAAAGTCTAAAGTTGTAGAGCCTCTGCCCATAAATAATGCGGTTTCTTCATGTGATGTGAGGAGATATGGTTCTGGCTCTGAACACTTGGGTGGAGTTCATTCTACAGCCATGCAATGCTTAATTCCCTGTACTAATAGGCATGCTGCCAATGTCTCTGTTTGCAGTGATAGTAATTCATCTTTGGAGGTTAATGATGGTGTGGGTGCTAAGAGAAGTGCAAGCTCTTATTCTAGAACTGAGGACAATTTATATGATAAAATTATTTCTTGCAATAAAAAATCTGCAAAAGCAGCACATGAAGTATTTGCTAAGTTATTGCCTGAAAAATGTCGCAAGAATGGTAACATTGGAGCTAGCACTGGTTCATGCTCTCAGAATGGCACAATTATTATGGAAAAAATTGCAGAGAAAAGACGAATGGCAAGAGTGAAGGAGAGAGTTGCGACACTTAAGTATACAGCCCTGCACCACTTGTGGAAAGAAGATATGCGCTTACTGTCTATTAGGAAACAACGCCCAAAATCTCACAAGAAACTTGAAGCCAGTTATAATAATCAGAAGAAGCGGTCTTCTATTTCTTTTCGTTTTCCTTTCCCAG CAGGAAACCAACAAATGTTGGTTCCAACATCTGAGTTGATTAAGTATACAAGCCAACTACTTTCAGAATCCAAACACAAAATTCACAGAAGCACGTTAAAGATGCCAGCATTAATTTTGGATCAAAAGGACAAAATAAATTCAACATTTTCATCTAGTAATGGGCTGGTTGAAGATCCATTGGCTACTGAGAAAGAAAGAGCCATGATAAACCCTTGGACTTCAGAAGAGAGAGATATTTTCTTGAAGAAATTTTCTGCCTTTGGAAAAGATTTTCGGAAAATAGCTACATTCCTTGACCACAAGACGACGGCAGACTGTGTTGAGTTCTACTACAAAAATCACAAGTCTGattgttttgaaaaaatgaagaaaaaagatgacgaCAAGCTCAGGAAGTTTTATAAAGCCAAAACTGACTTGATGCCAAATACTTCTCCACTTGATATCTTGAGTGCAGCTTCAGTGATGGCACATGACATTGCAAGAAATCGGAGAATGCGTTCCGGGCGTGCTCTTTGGAGGGGATATAACATGTCTAATAGGCTGAAAAATTTCGAAGTTCTTCGAGATGAAAGAGAGACTGTTGCAGCTGATGTGTTAACCAGTATATGTGGTTCTGTTTTATCTGAGGCAACAAGTTCCTGCATAACTAGTTCAGTCAATCCTGTGAAAGGCAAAAGGGTCAGGAAGTGCGTGAAAGCAAAGCCTCTACGCAAACCACCTCCGACGCCAGAAATTACTCAAACTATTGATCATGAAACTTGTTCGGATGAGAGCTGTGGTGAAGTTGATCTTACTGATTGGACAGATGTGGAGAAGGCGGCCTTTCTTCATGCTGTATCATCCTTTGGAAAGGATTTTGCAATGATTGCACAGTGTGTCAGAACAAGATCCCAATACCATTGCAAAGTCTTTTTTAGCAAGACTCAGAAACGTCTCAGATTGAATCTCTTGGGTCACAGACCTGAAAATGTTGAATCATTAGGGGATGATGACGTGGATGGTGGCAGGAGCGACACAGATGCATGCAATGTAGAGACAGGTTCAGCCAATGGCTCTGATACTTCAGGCTCTAAAACTGGCGTGGACCAGCCTGCAGCTGATACGAACATGTATCATGATGAATCCAATACTGTAGATCATGAAGATGCAAATATGATTTCTAATGCATGTGTTATTGGGGGTGAGTCTAACCTGGACACTGATGGTAATGTAGGTGTCTTGTATGATTCTGAGAGGTCTGGCTCAGTGCGGGCTCAAGATGAACCACGCGAAGGGGGAATTGCAGGTACAAAATTGGTGTCTGGTATGGAGATAATTGAATCATGCTACCCTATTTCTGTTGGTGATGGTAGACTGGTTTCTGATGTTTCTTCTGGCCAACAGGGAAATGAATTGGAGGGTTCAAGAATACGTCTAGTTGATAAAGATGAAGCTGATACAGGTGTTGAAGTTCAATTGAACGATACAAGCACTTTGGTGAATACGTCACTATCATCTGCTGAAGTTTCTTATTCAAGATCGACTGTTGATGCTGGAAATGAGCCCCAACCACGCCTTGAAAATCCTCCATTCTCAGGACCATCAGAGGGTCCTCTTACAAATGCAAATCTTGGCTACCAGCTTTGTAATCCTGGTAATTTGTTGGACCATGTTGAGGCTGCCAGAGTTCATCAGTGCTGTAATATGCAAGTGCATTCTGAGAAGGAACTGAATGTGAATATGAGCTGCAGCAGTTCAGCAACGGAAGAAGCACCGAAAAATGATGTGAAAATATTCGGGAAGATCTTGACCATTCCCTCATCCACCCAGAAGCTTAATTTAAGTGTAAAGGGAAATGATGAAAATGGTACACATCACCCGAATTCAAACACTGCCTCTTCTAGTCTGAAATCAGCCTGCCATGCTAGTGCTGGTGAAAAAATCCCGGTTCTGGAGGTTGATCTTAATGACTGCCAGGTCATTGAAACTGTTCCCATTGTAAGTTATATCAATGGGATCAAAGTTCAGCCTGGTTTCTCACCACTCCCTGATTCTGCTTTTTTGCTTGCTAAGTATCCTGCTGCATTTGGTAGTTATTCAACATCTGCCATATTAGCGCAAGAGTCACCGCAGGCATTGGCCAAGAATGATAGCCAGCACCTGGGCAAAGCACCTGCATTTACATCTGGAGAAGTAAATGGAAGCAATGGCGTGATTGGTTATCAAATATTCAGAGAACGGGAAGATCTGCATATGCATCCATTCATGGAAAATGACCTGCAAAAAAGTAATGATTTTGAAGCAATTTCAAGTTTGCAGCAGCAGGTCGCAGAAATGGTGGAAACTGGTGCTGTTGGGAAGCCAGGGATTCTTGTTGGAGAATCCAAGAGTGTTATCTCTGATCCTGTGGCAGCCATTAAAATGCAGCCTTCCTTTGCTAACCAGTTTGTTGGCCAATCCGGGAGAGTGATGAAAGAGGCGGAGTCTTTGACTGGGAAAGAAGACCTCGATAGTTAA